From a single Adhaeribacter swui genomic region:
- a CDS encoding nuclear transport factor 2 family protein, producing MATVNENLIQKAYAAFNARDIDTALSTMHPDVQWPKAFEGGYVSGHQAIREYWTRQWTEINPNVQPVGFKERQDGTLEITVHQKVKDLQDNLLFDGTVKHIYTLQDGLLRRMEIEPE from the coding sequence ATGGCTACAGTCAACGAAAACTTAATTCAGAAAGCTTACGCGGCTTTTAACGCTAGGGACATTGATACGGCGCTTTCGACCATGCACCCGGATGTGCAATGGCCCAAGGCCTTTGAAGGCGGATACGTGAGCGGGCACCAAGCCATACGAGAATACTGGACCAGACAATGGACCGAGATAAACCCGAACGTGCAGCCCGTCGGCTTTAAAGAAAGACAAGATGGCACTTTAGAAATTACGGTGCATCAAAAAGTAAAAGACCTACAAGATAATCTGCTTTTTGATGGAACAGTTAAACACATTTACACGCTGCAGGATGGCTTGTTACGGCGGATGGAAATTGAACCGGAATAA
- a CDS encoding YciI family protein, with the protein MKEFILIFRHENATGKVSPEQMQQWMQQQMDWVGSIAAQNKFVSGTGLLFDDAKVVNHHGVVTNGPFGDIKETLGGYIIVKAASADEAAEFAKGAPILQGEGNTVEVRQILTS; encoded by the coding sequence ATGAAAGAATTTATTTTAATTTTTCGTCACGAAAACGCCACCGGGAAAGTGTCGCCGGAACAAATGCAACAATGGATGCAGCAACAAATGGATTGGGTGGGCAGCATTGCGGCCCAAAATAAATTTGTAAGCGGCACCGGTTTGCTATTTGACGATGCCAAAGTGGTAAATCACCACGGCGTAGTTACCAATGGGCCATTCGGCGATATTAAAGAAACCTTGGGCGGCTACATTATTGTAAAGGCGGCTTCGGCCGATGAAGCCGCTGAGTTTGCCAAAGGTGCTCCCATTTTACAAGGCGAAGGCAACACCGTGGAAGTGCGCCAAATTTTAACTTCTTAA
- a CDS encoding RNA polymerase sigma factor has protein sequence MASDTLLPHLFRTEFSKLVAVLTKTFGLAHVETAEDIASDTFLQAADTWPYNGIPANPTAWLYAVAKNKAKNYFTRDKILKNKFTAEISATTSATPDLLLDLSEQNIQDSQLRMLFAICHPVLSPEAQICLALRILGGFGLNEIATAFLTNKETIHKRLQRAKEKLRSANVVLEMPATSQIPERLQTVLHTIYLLFSEGYYSENRPTVIQKELCLEAVQLAYLLLQNPLTNTHATNALMALMCLQASRLEARQAANGQLILYANQDRQRWNSELMEKGFYYLMQASKWPARSTYYLEASIAYWHTVNNHPEKWPGILKLYDALLAVAPSPVVALNRVYAFAQVHGHPAAIKETEKLKLETTHFYWILLAELYQTINPEQSKMYLQRAIALCQTTTEKEQLTQQLQNLNKTRVQEKPE, from the coding sequence ATGGCCTCTGATACCTTACTGCCGCATCTGTTCCGGACGGAGTTTAGTAAACTGGTAGCCGTGCTCACCAAAACCTTTGGTCTGGCGCACGTAGAAACCGCCGAAGATATTGCCAGCGACACCTTTTTGCAGGCCGCCGATACCTGGCCCTACAATGGGATTCCTGCAAACCCCACTGCCTGGTTATATGCCGTAGCCAAAAACAAAGCAAAAAATTACTTCACCCGCGATAAAATTTTAAAAAATAAGTTTACCGCCGAGATTTCAGCCACTACTTCTGCAACCCCCGATTTGCTGCTGGATTTGTCGGAACAAAACATTCAGGACAGCCAATTACGGATGCTGTTTGCTATTTGCCATCCCGTGCTTTCGCCGGAAGCCCAGATATGTTTGGCCCTCCGGATTTTAGGTGGATTTGGTTTAAACGAAATTGCAACTGCTTTTTTAACTAACAAAGAAACTATACATAAACGGCTGCAACGGGCCAAAGAAAAACTACGCTCTGCTAACGTGGTCCTGGAAATGCCCGCCACCAGCCAAATACCGGAACGGCTCCAAACCGTGTTGCACACCATTTATTTACTCTTCAGCGAGGGTTATTATTCCGAAAACCGCCCCACTGTTATTCAAAAAGAACTTTGCCTGGAAGCGGTGCAACTGGCTTACCTGCTTTTGCAAAACCCACTTACCAATACGCACGCCACCAATGCCCTAATGGCCTTAATGTGTTTGCAAGCTTCGCGCTTAGAAGCCCGGCAAGCTGCCAACGGCCAGCTTATTTTATACGCCAACCAAGACCGGCAACGTTGGAACTCCGAACTCATGGAAAAAGGCTTTTACTACTTAATGCAAGCCTCTAAATGGCCAGCCCGGTCCACGTATTACCTGGAGGCCAGCATTGCTTACTGGCATACCGTAAATAATCACCCCGAAAAATGGCCTGGTATTTTAAAATTGTACGATGCTTTGCTGGCCGTAGCACCTTCGCCCGTAGTAGCTTTAAACCGGGTGTATGCCTTTGCCCAGGTGCACGGCCACCCCGCCGCAATTAAAGAAACCGAAAAATTAAAATTAGAGACGACGCATTTTTATTGGATATTGCTCGCGGAGCTATACCAAACAATAAATCCTGAGCAAAGCAAAATGTACTTGCAACGAGCCATTGCGCTTTGCCAAACCACCACCGAAAAAGAACAGCTTACCCAGCAATTACAAAATTTAAATAAAACACGAGTGCAAGAGAAACCCGAGTAA
- a CDS encoding M28 family peptidase: protein MNKHFYALALAAALFTASCSKPKATSSATEEKAITDVTKLRAAAPTYAATITAADLSKHLNIIASDEYEGRDTGEKGQKMAAEYISKQFKEDGLIGPVKDGDNPYYQTFNLEKTSWDEGYVTIDGKRYTFLDDFYVQGDPTFATEQNLETVFVGYGIEDSAYTDYNNVDVTGKVALMFVGEPTNRQGKSIITQTSKPSAWSTDWKKKSTVAAQKGAVAVVLISSRTSQDEFNQYVARIKAVAGHASVKFPKEQAEAPEVPGIFIGPEMGGRLLNATARNLMAYHGQVSKASQAIASPFKPIKTIQVKLARKREPLPTENVLGLVEGTDKKDEIVVVTAHYDHVGVQDGKVYNGADDDGSGTVAVMELAQAFAQAKKDGFGPRRSVLFMTVTGEEKGLLGSEYYTDHPVFPLENTVVDLNIDMIGRLDKEHENDKNYVYVIGSDKLSSELHAISEAANKQYTQLKLDYRFNDPEDPNRFYYRSDHYNFAKHKIPVAFYFNGVHDDYHQETDEVDKIEFDKIEKIGRLIFYTAWELANRDDRIKVDSNKK, encoded by the coding sequence ATGAATAAACACTTTTATGCCCTTGCTTTAGCCGCAGCTTTATTTACCGCAAGTTGTTCCAAGCCAAAGGCAACCAGCAGCGCAACCGAAGAGAAAGCCATTACCGACGTAACCAAACTGCGGGCTGCTGCTCCTACTTATGCCGCTACCATTACGGCGGCCGACTTATCGAAACACTTAAACATTATTGCTTCCGACGAATACGAAGGCCGCGATACCGGGGAAAAAGGCCAGAAAATGGCCGCCGAATACATCTCGAAACAATTTAAAGAAGATGGCTTAATTGGGCCGGTAAAAGACGGCGATAACCCGTATTACCAAACTTTTAACCTCGAAAAAACGTCCTGGGACGAAGGGTACGTAACCATCGACGGGAAACGCTATACTTTTCTGGACGATTTTTACGTGCAGGGCGACCCGACTTTTGCCACCGAGCAAAACCTGGAAACCGTGTTTGTGGGTTACGGCATCGAAGACTCGGCCTATACCGATTATAACAATGTAGATGTAACCGGCAAAGTAGCCCTCATGTTCGTGGGCGAGCCTACCAACCGCCAGGGTAAATCCATTATTACGCAAACCAGCAAACCTTCGGCCTGGTCTACAGATTGGAAAAAGAAAAGCACCGTAGCGGCGCAAAAAGGCGCGGTAGCCGTAGTTTTAATCAGTAGCCGTACCTCGCAGGACGAATTTAACCAATACGTAGCCCGCATTAAAGCCGTAGCCGGACACGCCTCCGTCAAGTTTCCGAAAGAACAAGCCGAAGCGCCCGAAGTACCCGGTATTTTTATCGGCCCCGAAATGGGTGGCCGCTTATTAAACGCCACGGCCCGTAATTTAATGGCCTACCATGGTCAGGTAAGTAAAGCCAGCCAGGCCATTGCTTCGCCATTTAAACCGATTAAAACCATCCAGGTAAAACTAGCCCGCAAGCGCGAGCCGCTGCCCACCGAGAACGTACTGGGTCTGGTAGAAGGCACCGATAAAAAAGACGAAATTGTAGTGGTAACCGCGCACTACGACCACGTAGGCGTGCAGGATGGCAAAGTATACAACGGCGCCGACGATGATGGTTCCGGCACCGTAGCGGTAATGGAACTGGCCCAAGCTTTTGCCCAAGCTAAAAAAGACGGCTTTGGTCCGCGCCGCAGCGTATTGTTTATGACTGTAACCGGCGAAGAAAAAGGCTTATTAGGTTCGGAGTACTACACCGATCATCCGGTGTTCCCGCTGGAAAACACCGTGGTGGATTTAAACATCGACATGATTGGCCGTTTGGATAAAGAACACGAAAACGATAAAAACTACGTGTACGTGATTGGTTCTGATAAATTATCGTCGGAGTTACACGCCATCAGCGAAGCGGCTAACAAACAATACACGCAATTAAAACTAGATTACCGCTTTAACGACCCCGAAGACCCGAACCGGTTTTACTACCGATCCGACCACTATAACTTTGCCAAACACAAAATTCCGGTAGCGTTTTATTTTAACGGCGTGCACGACGATTACCACCAGGAAACCGACGAAGTAGATAAGATTGAATTCGATAAAATTGAAAAAATCGGCCGTTTAATTTTCTACACCGCCTGGGAACTCGCCAACCGCGACGACCGCATCAAAGTAGATAGTAACAAGAAATAA
- a CDS encoding YdcF family protein, whose amino-acid sequence MEEITVPGCIMILGAPNDAAGNLSEIATSRLRKGYQELSQHPNFKILLTGGFGPHFNETNLPHYTYAKNYLIKELGVSPEAFLTEAITSANTVEDLEQARLVFQKYAINQIIIVTSEFHVPRVQYIAGKALAQFSNSITYSSAPDKDLDEDLLPKLHEHESRAITYLQLNYHPAVL is encoded by the coding sequence ATGGAAGAAATTACTGTTCCGGGCTGCATTATGATTTTGGGTGCGCCTAACGATGCGGCGGGTAATCTGTCCGAGATAGCTACATCCAGACTAAGAAAAGGTTATCAGGAACTGAGCCAACATCCCAATTTTAAAATTTTGTTAACCGGCGGCTTTGGGCCGCATTTTAACGAAACCAATTTACCGCATTATACTTACGCCAAAAATTATTTGATTAAAGAGCTGGGAGTTTCGCCGGAAGCTTTTTTAACCGAAGCTATTACCAGCGCCAACACCGTAGAAGATTTGGAGCAAGCGCGGCTTGTATTTCAGAAATACGCGATTAATCAGATTATTATTGTTACCTCAGAGTTTCACGTGCCAAGAGTACAGTATATTGCCGGAAAAGCGCTGGCCCAATTTTCTAACAGTATTACCTATTCTTCTGCACCAGATAAAGACCTGGATGAGGATTTACTCCCCAAACTGCACGAACACGAAAGCCGGGCTATAACCTATTTGCAATTAAACTATCATCCTGCGGTTCTCTAA
- the ispF gene encoding 2-C-methyl-D-erythritol 2,4-cyclodiphosphate synthase, protein MKIRTGFGYDVHQLREGLDFWLGGIKIPHTHGALGHSDADVLIHVICDALLGAANMRDIGYHFADTDPQYKGIDSKILLREVLKLIRNAGYEVSNIDSTVCLQEPKVNPHIPAMKTCLAEVMQLPEEDISIKATTTEKLGFVGKKEGVAAYATVLIYKP, encoded by the coding sequence ATGAAAATACGAACCGGCTTCGGCTACGATGTGCACCAGTTACGCGAAGGACTCGATTTCTGGCTCGGAGGCATTAAAATCCCGCATACGCATGGCGCGTTGGGCCACTCCGATGCCGATGTACTCATTCACGTAATCTGCGATGCCTTACTGGGCGCCGCCAATATGCGCGACATTGGCTACCATTTTGCCGACACCGACCCGCAGTACAAAGGCATCGATAGCAAAATTTTACTGCGCGAAGTATTAAAATTAATCCGGAATGCCGGCTACGAAGTGAGCAACATCGACTCGACCGTTTGCTTGCAGGAACCCAAAGTAAACCCGCATATTCCGGCCATGAAAACTTGCCTGGCCGAAGTAATGCAACTGCCCGAAGAAGATATTTCGATTAAAGCCACTACCACCGAAAAACTGGGCTTTGTGGGTAAAAAAGAAGGAGTGGCCGCTTATGCCACCGTTTTAATTTATAAACCGTAG
- a CDS encoding DKNYY domain-containing protein — translation MILRYLVLTILTILLLTSCKQGYKVEDEKVYYEYWNEGSGQNKRLLEHADAKTFQILSFDCDCSFKFGKDKNHLYIDGELIKNIDPHTFQFIGNYIFRDKDSAYFFGFYNNLNNCAIKGIRPDDIELIEYPWAKAGNILIHGGDTLFLDDINDFVPIDRDWGKTKQYVINGSQIIYGADVKTFKVINGYSGEDKEYKYEFGVIADEDLNKESYKEFNFDKTNFCELEPTEFSDIYSKLVPYDLEQSKQIMIVEKLKSKGFSIQSSRQRNSGESKIISVTLINDKCNCYVNKYYHYDYSRPSELEKLFKVTERIHCRTIK, via the coding sequence ATGATATTAAGATATTTAGTATTAACAATTTTGACAATTCTGTTATTAACTAGCTGTAAACAGGGTTACAAAGTTGAGGATGAAAAGGTATATTATGAATATTGGAATGAAGGAAGTGGTCAAAATAAGCGTTTACTTGAGCACGCAGACGCAAAAACTTTCCAAATATTAAGCTTTGATTGCGATTGTTCTTTCAAGTTTGGCAAAGACAAAAATCACTTATATATAGATGGTGAGCTAATTAAAAATATAGATCCTCATACCTTCCAATTTATTGGAAATTATATTTTCAGAGATAAAGATTCAGCTTACTTTTTTGGTTTCTATAACAATTTAAATAACTGTGCAATAAAAGGAATAAGGCCTGATGATATAGAGTTAATTGAATATCCCTGGGCAAAGGCAGGTAACATATTAATTCATGGTGGAGACACACTATTTCTGGATGACATTAACGATTTTGTTCCCATCGATCGTGATTGGGGTAAAACAAAACAATATGTTATAAACGGAAGTCAAATAATTTATGGAGCTGATGTAAAAACATTTAAAGTGATCAATGGCTACAGCGGAGAAGATAAAGAATATAAATACGAATTCGGGGTTATTGCAGATGAAGACTTAAATAAAGAAAGCTACAAGGAATTTAATTTTGATAAAACAAACTTTTGTGAGCTTGAACCAACAGAATTTTCAGACATTTATAGTAAGTTAGTGCCTTATGACTTAGAACAAAGTAAACAAATAATGATTGTGGAAAAATTAAAGTCTAAGGGCTTTTCAATACAAAGCTCTAGACAAAGAAATTCAGGCGAATCCAAAATCATAAGTGTCACTTTAATCAATGACAAATGCAATTGCTACGTAAACAAATATTATCATTACGACTATTCAAGGCCGTCTGAATTAGAAAAGTTATTCAAGGTAACTGAAAGAATACACTGTCGGACAATTAAATAA
- a CDS encoding acetate/propionate family kinase produces MNIFVVNAGSSSIKYQLFRMPSEKPVCSGLVERIGLENSIITHQIFTGSDKKVISRTLDLPDHASGLQEVGKLLSDPESGVIRDPDEIDVVGHRVVHGGESFAATTIITPEVKAEIKKLFPLAPLHNPSNYLGIEVAEKAFRRAWQVAVFDTAFHQTLPEYAFRYALPESFYTDLGIRTYGFHGTSHKYVAEQATQYLKNPEARLITIHLGNGCSMAAIKNKQSLDTSMGFGPLSGLVMGTRSGDIDPSVVFHLINQLGYDPEQVNTLLNKRSGMLGLTGHSDMRDITQAIQEGDAAADLAYELYSYRIKKYLGAYAAVLNGVDAVVFTAGVGENDAEVRARVCRNLDYLGIKLDEEKNKIRSKELREINQPDSPVKVLVIPTNEELEIAQQCHELLLQTTETSS; encoded by the coding sequence ATGAATATATTTGTTGTTAATGCGGGTAGTAGTTCTATTAAATACCAGTTGTTTCGCATGCCTTCCGAGAAGCCGGTTTGCAGCGGTCTGGTGGAAAGGATTGGGTTAGAAAATTCGATTATTACGCACCAAATATTTACCGGTTCCGATAAAAAGGTAATTAGCCGTACCTTGGATTTACCCGATCATGCGTCGGGTTTACAGGAAGTTGGTAAGTTGCTCTCCGATCCGGAATCCGGGGTAATTCGGGACCCCGACGAAATTGATGTAGTGGGGCACCGGGTGGTACACGGCGGCGAAAGCTTTGCGGCCACTACCATTATTACCCCGGAAGTAAAGGCCGAAATTAAAAAACTGTTTCCGCTGGCACCTTTGCACAATCCATCGAACTACCTGGGTATTGAGGTGGCCGAAAAAGCTTTTCGGCGGGCCTGGCAAGTAGCCGTTTTTGATACGGCTTTTCACCAAACCTTGCCCGAATACGCGTTTCGCTACGCTTTGCCCGAGTCTTTTTACACCGATTTAGGTATCCGGACGTATGGTTTTCATGGCACCAGTCATAAATATGTAGCTGAGCAAGCCACGCAATATTTAAAAAATCCGGAAGCCCGGTTAATTACCATTCACCTGGGAAACGGGTGTAGCATGGCCGCAATAAAAAACAAGCAATCGCTAGATACCAGCATGGGTTTCGGGCCGTTGAGCGGTTTGGTAATGGGTACCCGTTCCGGCGACATTGATCCTTCGGTTGTTTTCCATTTGATTAACCAGCTTGGGTACGATCCGGAGCAGGTAAATACTTTATTGAACAAACGCAGCGGCATGTTGGGCTTAACCGGCCACAGCGACATGCGCGATATTACCCAAGCCATTCAGGAAGGAGATGCCGCCGCCGATTTAGCGTATGAGTTGTATAGTTACCGCATTAAAAAATACTTGGGAGCTTATGCCGCCGTGTTAAACGGGGTAGATGCCGTAGTATTTACCGCCGGCGTAGGTGAGAACGACGCTGAAGTACGTGCCCGCGTGTGCCGCAACCTGGATTACCTGGGCATTAAGCTGGACGAGGAAAAAAACAAAATCCGCAGCAAAGAGCTCCGCGAAATCAATCAACCCGATTCCCCGGTGAAAGTACTGGTAATTCCCACCAACGAAGAGCTCGAAATCGCCCAACAATGCCACGAACTCCTGCTCCAAACCACCGAAACAAGCAGTTAA
- a CDS encoding DUF1835 domain-containing protein → MLHILNGDATATIFKQTDLPGKNILVWREILSEGPIVDHTLPADFWQTRQHYLTQTYQEDAVTYVLKVTAEVKLLETYPQHEEVVLWFEHDLLCQVNLLYLLHWFAQRDLGNTKISLVCIGEHPDLPTFKGLGELSPVQLAALFPKRQVLLPDDLALGHRGWEAYAALTPEDLIKFLKNEDFSHLPLLPAALQAHITRFPSVQNGLNAIEQILLELAANHQLSPTGLMGKFWQQTSLFGIGDAQIVNYLRGFEQTGLLLLSDKIVITDLGSKILRDEADYVQLQPYERWLGGVHLHSASSLWRWDRVQGKIVKI, encoded by the coding sequence ATGCTGCACATCTTAAACGGCGATGCTACGGCAACCATTTTCAAGCAAACCGATTTACCCGGTAAAAACATCCTGGTATGGCGCGAAATTCTGTCGGAAGGCCCCATTGTGGATCATACTTTACCCGCCGATTTCTGGCAAACCCGCCAGCATTATCTTACCCAAACCTACCAGGAAGATGCCGTAACCTACGTACTTAAAGTTACCGCCGAGGTAAAATTACTCGAAACCTACCCGCAGCACGAGGAGGTAGTACTTTGGTTCGAGCACGATTTACTTTGCCAAGTTAATTTATTGTACCTCCTGCATTGGTTTGCCCAACGCGATTTAGGTAACACTAAAATTAGCTTGGTGTGCATTGGCGAACATCCCGATTTACCAACCTTTAAAGGATTGGGAGAATTAAGCCCCGTTCAGTTAGCCGCCTTGTTCCCGAAACGGCAAGTTCTTTTGCCGGATGATTTAGCCTTGGGGCATCGGGGCTGGGAAGCTTACGCCGCCTTAACTCCCGAAGATTTAATTAAATTTTTAAAAAACGAAGATTTTAGCCACTTACCGCTATTACCCGCTGCTTTGCAGGCGCATATTACCCGTTTTCCGTCGGTGCAAAACGGTTTAAATGCCATTGAACAAATTTTGCTGGAGCTAGCGGCAAATCATCAGCTCTCGCCTACCGGGCTCATGGGAAAATTCTGGCAGCAAACCAGTTTGTTTGGCATTGGCGATGCGCAGATTGTAAACTATTTGCGCGGTTTCGAACAAACCGGGCTGCTGCTCTTGAGTGATAAAATAGTGATAACGGATTTAGGTTCTAAAATTCTACGCGATGAAGCGGATTACGTACAATTACAACCTTATGAACGTTGGCTGGGCGGCGTACACCTGCATTCTGCTTCTTCTTTGTGGCGTTGGGACAGGGTTCAGGGAAAAATAGTAAAAATTTAA
- a CDS encoding glycerophosphodiester phosphodiesterase — MLVAHRGASNTAPENTLAAVQKALDSPADFIEIDVHQTRDSQLVVMHDATLDRTTNGEGAIAEHTLAEIKKLDAGNWFKPEFKNERVPTLEEVLQLVKGRKKLLIELKKGKDFYPGLANQTIGLLRKYRVREWCVLQSFHDEILQQIWQNEYQVPTHKLMVGKLPLVPVYFDTSLRFGSFDKYYRASAINVHRYFASRRFVKMVHNAGFKTFVWTVDDPAEINKLVNRGVDGVLSDAAATLAVE; from the coding sequence ATGCTGGTGGCCCACCGGGGAGCATCCAATACAGCACCCGAAAACACCCTAGCGGCGGTTCAAAAAGCTTTGGACTCTCCGGCTGATTTTATCGAAATTGATGTGCACCAAACCCGCGACTCGCAGTTGGTAGTAATGCACGATGCCACCCTCGATCGCACCACCAACGGCGAAGGCGCCATTGCCGAACATACTTTAGCTGAAATTAAAAAATTGGATGCCGGCAATTGGTTTAAGCCCGAATTTAAAAACGAACGCGTACCTACCCTGGAGGAAGTACTGCAACTGGTAAAAGGCCGCAAAAAACTCTTAATTGAATTGAAAAAAGGCAAGGACTTTTATCCGGGTCTGGCAAATCAAACTATTGGCTTGCTCCGGAAGTACCGGGTCCGGGAATGGTGCGTGCTGCAATCTTTTCACGACGAAATCCTGCAACAAATCTGGCAAAACGAGTACCAGGTACCCACGCATAAATTGATGGTGGGCAAATTGCCCTTGGTACCCGTTTACTTTGATACCAGCCTGCGCTTTGGCTCGTTTGATAAATACTACCGGGCTTCGGCCATTAACGTGCACCGATATTTTGCCAGCCGCCGCTTTGTAAAAATGGTGCACAACGCCGGCTTTAAAACCTTCGTCTGGACCGTAGACGACCCCGCCGAAATCAATAAACTGGTAAACCGCGGCGTAGACGGTGTTTTAAGTGATGCCGCCGCTACGCTGGCAGTAGAATAA
- a CDS encoding LutB/LldF family L-lactate oxidation iron-sulfur protein, with translation MTKVKQFLLDSENKSFDLNHRKIIKYNIGKYNLAVKNGLQQYSNHELARDRASFIKTNVINNLDKYLIEFENNFTQRGGKVIWAQNKEEALREIGQIMKRKRAKSVVKSKSMTTEEIHLNEFLEKNGIETVETDLGEYIVQLAEQRPYHIVTPAMHMSKKDIADLFVKKLKIQPTDDAQQLVLTARRLLRDKYTTAEIGITGGNYLIADIGGVAVTENEGNARLSTAFPKTHIAVVGIEKMIPSIMDLDLFWPLLATSGTGQNVTIYNTIFTGPRQPHEKDGPEEMYVILLDNGRSDLLALPDKREALNCIRCGACLNVCPVYRNIGGHTYETTYSGPIGSVISPHYNGMAEHKHLSYASSLCGACTSVCPVKINIHELLLLNRQQSVAEGLADSQEKFTFKMWTRAMKNRRMMDLVPTSLKNMALRYVLKDTWSRKREPLQVAPKSFGKLYKEYQKKK, from the coding sequence TTGACAAAGGTAAAACAGTTTTTGTTGGATTCGGAGAATAAGTCGTTTGACCTGAACCATCGCAAAATTATAAAATACAATATTGGCAAGTATAACCTGGCCGTAAAAAATGGTTTGCAGCAATACAGCAACCACGAACTGGCCCGCGACCGGGCTTCATTTATTAAAACCAACGTTATTAATAACCTCGATAAATACCTGATTGAGTTCGAAAATAACTTTACGCAACGCGGCGGCAAAGTAATCTGGGCGCAGAACAAAGAAGAAGCGCTGCGCGAAATCGGGCAGATTATGAAGCGTAAACGCGCCAAATCGGTGGTAAAATCCAAATCCATGACTACCGAGGAGATTCACCTGAACGAGTTTCTGGAGAAAAATGGCATTGAAACCGTAGAAACCGACTTGGGCGAATACATTGTGCAACTCGCCGAGCAGCGCCCGTACCACATTGTTACACCGGCCATGCACATGTCGAAGAAGGATATTGCGGACTTATTCGTAAAAAAATTAAAAATTCAGCCCACTGACGATGCCCAGCAACTGGTATTAACGGCCCGCCGTTTGTTGCGCGATAAATACACTACCGCCGAAATTGGCATTACCGGCGGCAATTACCTGATTGCCGATATTGGCGGCGTAGCCGTAACCGAAAACGAGGGCAACGCCCGTTTATCAACGGCTTTCCCGAAAACCCACATTGCTGTGGTGGGCATCGAAAAGATGATCCCGAGTATCATGGACCTGGATTTGTTCTGGCCTTTGCTGGCCACCAGCGGTACCGGTCAGAATGTAACTATTTACAACACCATTTTTACGGGTCCCCGGCAACCACACGAAAAAGACGGCCCCGAAGAAATGTATGTGATTTTGCTCGATAACGGCCGCAGCGATTTGCTGGCCCTACCCGATAAACGAGAAGCGCTCAACTGCATCCGGTGCGGAGCTTGTTTAAACGTGTGCCCGGTGTATCGCAACATTGGCGGCCACACCTACGAAACCACTTACAGCGGCCCGATTGGCTCCGTTATTTCGCCGCATTACAACGGCATGGCCGAACACAAACATTTAAGTTACGCTAGTTCCTTGTGCGGGGCTTGTACCTCGGTGTGCCCGGTTAAAATAAACATCCACGAGTTGTTGTTGCTAAACCGGCAGCAAAGCGTAGCCGAAGGATTAGCTGACAGCCAGGAAAAATTCACTTTTAAAATGTGGACCCGCGCCATGAAAAACCGGCGCATGATGGATCTGGTGCCCACCAGTTTAAAAAACATGGCCTTGCGCTACGTTTTAAAAGATACCTGGAGCCGCAAACGCGAACCTTTGCAAGTGGCTCCCAAATCGTTTGGTAAACTGTACAAAGAATACCAGAAGAAAAAATAA